Proteins from one bacterium CG_4_10_14_0_2_um_filter_33_32 genomic window:
- the rpmG gene encoding 50S ribosomal protein L33: MAKDNRPVITLECSVCHERNYSTTKNAKTQKERMELKKFCKRCRAHTVHKESK, encoded by the coding sequence ATGGCAAAAGATAATAGGCCAGTAATTACTTTGGAGTGCAGCGTGTGTCACGAAAGGAATTATTCAACTACTAAAAATGCAAAAACTCAAAAGGAAAGAATGGAATTAAAAAAATTCTGCAAACGCTGTAGAGCACATACTGTGCACAAAGAAAGTAAGTAA